The following proteins are encoded in a genomic region of Liolophura sinensis isolate JHLJ2023 chromosome 7, CUHK_Ljap_v2, whole genome shotgun sequence:
- the LOC135470948 gene encoding probable serine/threonine-protein kinase roco4, translating to MSYNQEECSELSTLSEEDIRCPGPLYRVKVFFMGDQGSGKSSLVQSLLGPSPKLIEQSTDGVSLDIWYPFKNTSHADLFDFTLNREQRHLVLEMWDLAGRQVCQGVHPMYMTSGALYVVVFNSADDTSLESVSTTFSTIQHKAPGSTVILVSSHTDKLTNEDDSKAQNKARNCLAGLRMCDQEMVTTLKQHTAQVRQGTLFMC from the exons ATGAGCTATAACCAGGAGGAGTGCAGTGAATTAAGCACTCTTTCCGAGGAGGATATCAGATGTCCCGGCCCATTATACAG GGTAAAAGTCTTCTTCATGGGGGACCAAGGTTCTGGAAAATCCAGCCTTGTGCAGAGCTTGCTTGGTCCGTCACCTAAGCTGATAGAGCAGTCAACGGATGGTGTAAGCCTGGACATTTGGTACCCTTTCAAAAACACGAGCCATG CTGATCTCTTTGACTTCACCCTAAATAGGGAACAACGCCATTTGGTATTAGAGATGTGGGACCTAGCTGGCCGTCAG GTATGCCAAGGTGTACATCCCATGTACATGACGAGTGGTGCCCTCTATGTAGTGGTTTTTAATTCAGCTGACGATACCAGCCTTGAAAGTGTGTCCACTACTTTCTCTACAATACAGCACAAG GCTCCTGGGAGTACAGTCATATTAGTGAGTTCTCACACGGACAAGCTGACAAATGAAGACGACTCAAAGGCGCAGAACAAAGCCCGGAATTGCCTGGCAGGATTGCGCATGTGTGATCAGGAAATGGTGACAACCCTCAAACAGCATACGGCGCAAGTCAGGCAAGGCACGCTTTTCATGTGTTAA